Proteins encoded in a region of the Elizabethkingia bruuniana genome:
- a CDS encoding helix-turn-helix domain-containing protein: MKTSRPEEIVAQFNQLIQNNLNELISGVTDEYLDIHKIADKIHINATHLSNTVKETTGKSPCDICNEKTIDLIKELLATTDLSIAEIAFKLTYEPTNFTKYFKKHTGMLPSVYRSTFRQENT, from the coding sequence ATGAAAACTAGCCGGCCGGAAGAAATAGTTGCCCAATTCAATCAGCTTATTCAAAATAATCTGAATGAATTAATAAGCGGTGTCACTGATGAATATCTGGATATTCATAAAATAGCAGACAAAATACACATCAACGCAACGCATTTAAGTAATACGGTTAAAGAAACTACCGGAAAATCACCTTGTGATATATGCAATGAAAAAACCATAGACCTTATAAAAGAGTTGTTGGCAACAACTGATTTGTCAATTGCTGAAATTGCATTCAAACTTACCTATGAGCCTACAAATTTTACAAAGTATTTTAAAAAACACACCGGAATGCTACCATCGGTATACCGTTCCACGTTTCGACAGGAAAATACTTAA
- a CDS encoding SDR family NAD(P)-dependent oxidoreductase — MSQSKIALITGGSRGLGRNAAIKIAQKGIDVIITYIHNEEKANEVVEEIQKLGRKAKALKIDTGNTKEFGAFVTELSTYLQNEYGLAKFDFLINNAGTGGHTAFVDATEDEFDTMVNIHFKGVYFLTQKLLPYLNDGGSIINISSGLARFSHPNTSMYASVKGAMEVVTRIWALELGQRQIRVNIVAPGAVGTDFNGGTVRDNEKVNEVVAGLTALGRAGVPDDIGGVIAFLCTEDARWINGQRIEVSGGMHL; from the coding sequence ATGTCACAGAGTAAAATAGCTTTAATAACAGGCGGAAGCAGAGGCTTAGGGCGCAATGCTGCTATAAAAATTGCACAAAAAGGTATTGATGTAATTATCACTTATATCCATAATGAAGAGAAGGCTAATGAAGTTGTTGAAGAAATACAAAAACTTGGAAGAAAAGCGAAGGCATTAAAAATTGATACAGGAAATACAAAAGAGTTTGGGGCTTTTGTGACGGAACTAAGCACATATCTTCAAAATGAATATGGTCTTGCTAAATTTGATTTCCTGATAAATAATGCCGGAACAGGAGGGCATACTGCATTTGTAGATGCTACAGAAGATGAGTTTGATACAATGGTAAATATTCATTTTAAGGGTGTTTATTTTCTTACACAAAAACTTTTGCCATACCTGAATGATGGAGGAAGTATTATCAATATCTCATCAGGGCTTGCACGTTTCTCTCACCCAAATACATCTATGTATGCAAGCGTGAAAGGTGCTATGGAAGTAGTTACCAGAATTTGGGCTCTGGAACTCGGGCAAAGACAAATAAGAGTGAATATCGTTGCTCCGGGTGCTGTGGGAACAGATTTTAATGGCGGAACTGTTCGCGATAATGAGAAAGTTAATGAGGTTGTTGCAGGACTTACAGCTTTGGGAAGAGCCGGAGTTCCGGATGATATTGGTGGTGTTATAGCATTTTTATGTACAGAAGACGCACGCTGGATCAATGGACAAAGAATCGAAGTCTCAGGAGGAATGCATCTGTAA
- a CDS encoding FISUMP domain-containing protein → MIEKLLVKSVITGCVLFSVLSCRSSSDAVNTGETSVRINLLGSGFIQEGTLGPQATANNLKINNTKEQQQVLALNEDYKLVAVLSLDNSQPLNNSQASLKAATPPLKEPNNLGYGIKYKVVVYDGNGLYITEKDYVSGEERNASPITGLNGGYTYTFVVYSIGSKSVLPSVTYPDQANKTLASASVEEIPGSSDLMYFSKTMEITGNNTNYLDVVFSHQFSQITVYLDATPTQWYNITNLQGVSISPHHNKAKMLMNNGSIVPEQQAADGGIVNFPVLNSKSVKADPVYINTNKVTNGVFAIQTILMTHQNDTPVSLQNITLNDLNITPGVRYNLKISLQPNDKYLSYRGYQAVRLSGMIWMRHNLGADLIADPDVPAQQINGDYYQFGKKTAVANATTPANSISKWDISSAPNDAWNSGSFLVAVKTANDPCPDGWRLPTNREINALDKGTSKSTAGTVQNSATNYSAAKVLTSVFDPSIKMTVPFSGYRSASDGTLLSRGERGGFWSATPNFSNATQAVQWALYDMHPINNNYPWATRSEAVSVRCIATFPLDR, encoded by the coding sequence ATGATTGAAAAACTACTTGTGAAATCTGTAATAACTGGTTGTGTATTGTTCTCTGTTCTCTCATGCAGAAGTTCGAGCGATGCAGTAAATACAGGAGAAACCAGTGTCAGAATTAATCTTTTAGGCAGCGGCTTTATCCAGGAAGGAACTTTAGGTCCACAGGCCACAGCGAATAATCTGAAAATAAACAATACAAAAGAGCAACAGCAGGTCTTAGCACTAAATGAGGACTATAAATTGGTTGCTGTTCTGTCTCTGGATAATTCTCAACCCCTCAATAATTCTCAGGCTTCCCTGAAAGCTGCTACACCTCCTTTAAAGGAACCGAATAACCTGGGTTATGGCATTAAGTACAAAGTTGTTGTATACGATGGAAATGGCCTGTATATAACCGAAAAAGATTATGTAAGCGGGGAAGAGCGGAATGCGTCTCCGATTACAGGACTAAATGGAGGCTATACTTATACATTTGTAGTCTATTCAATTGGTTCAAAATCGGTATTACCTTCTGTTACATATCCGGATCAGGCCAATAAAACACTAGCTTCGGCTTCTGTAGAAGAGATACCGGGAAGCAGTGATCTGATGTATTTTTCCAAAACAATGGAGATCACAGGAAACAATACCAATTATCTGGACGTCGTTTTTTCTCATCAATTTAGTCAGATTACCGTTTATCTGGATGCAACACCAACACAATGGTATAATATTACTAATCTTCAAGGAGTCAGCATATCTCCGCATCATAATAAAGCAAAAATGCTAATGAACAACGGTAGTATAGTACCCGAGCAGCAGGCTGCAGATGGAGGAATTGTTAATTTTCCAGTACTTAATTCAAAAAGTGTAAAGGCTGATCCTGTGTATATCAACACTAACAAGGTCACCAACGGTGTTTTTGCAATTCAGACGATTCTTATGACACATCAGAACGATACTCCTGTAAGTCTTCAGAATATTACACTAAACGATCTGAATATAACACCAGGTGTAAGATATAATCTTAAAATTTCTCTACAGCCGAATGATAAATATCTTTCTTACAGGGGATATCAGGCAGTACGTTTAAGCGGAATGATATGGATGCGTCATAATCTTGGTGCCGATCTGATAGCGGATCCGGATGTACCTGCCCAGCAGATAAACGGGGACTATTATCAGTTTGGTAAGAAAACTGCAGTAGCAAATGCGACAACACCTGCGAATTCAATTTCGAAATGGGATATTAGCAGTGCTCCTAATGATGCCTGGAATTCAGGGAGTTTCTTAGTCGCTGTAAAAACAGCTAACGATCCGTGTCCGGACGGATGGCGTTTGCCAACTAACAGAGAAATCAATGCTCTGGATAAGGGTACAAGTAAGTCAACAGCAGGTACGGTTCAGAATTCGGCAACGAATTATTCTGCAGCTAAAGTACTCACCAGTGTTTTTGATCCAAGCATTAAGATGACGGTTCCTTTTAGTGGTTATCGAAGTGCATCAGACGGGACCTTGCTCTCCAGAGGGGAAAGAGGTGGATTCTGGAGTGCTACGCCTAATTTTAGTAATGCTACTCAGGCAGTACAATGGGCACTTTATGATATGCATCCCATTAATAATAATTATCCATGGGCTACAAGATCAGAAGCTGTATCAGTACGTTGTATAGCGACTTTTCCACTGGATAGGTAG
- a CDS encoding DUF2947 family protein, with amino-acid sequence MSNTIIKKTFYSEYFDEKIENIYLLDEDKASKLWSDKIDKSSNNFYQINDDNPIIYNSKNIGDWRNYYDSNNILGLQKFLKSILNWEKEELVFFCINKNTIITTLYHVFLENIFNFLELYDDCPILISHEKLECIYFTPLGNTFYSSYKI; translated from the coding sequence ATGAGTAATACTATTATTAAGAAAACTTTTTATAGTGAGTATTTTGATGAGAAAATCGAAAATATTTATCTACTAGATGAAGATAAAGCTTCAAAATTATGGAGTGATAAAATTGATAAAAGTTCAAATAACTTTTATCAAATAAATGATGATAATCCAATAATTTATAATTCAAAAAACATAGGAGACTGGAGGAATTATTATGACTCTAATAATATTTTAGGTTTGCAAAAATTTTTGAAATCGATATTAAATTGGGAAAAAGAGGAGCTAGTATTCTTCTGTATAAATAAGAATACTATTATAACAACACTTTATCATGTCTTTTTAGAAAATATTTTTAATTTTTTAGAATTATATGACGATTGTCCAATATTAATCTCCCATGAAAAATTAGAATGTATTTACTTTACACCTTTAGGTAATACTTTTTATTCATCTTATAAAATTTGA